The window CTCTTGTCCTAGAAATTCTATGAATTTTGTGTCTTTGTATTCAATTGCATTATTAGTGCGCAAGATTTTAATTTTGGAGAAAAAATGATCCTGAGTCATATTAACAAACTGAATGTAAATAGAGGACAATTCACATCGAATTAATCCGTgtataaagagaaaaattatcaataaatatcaCATAATATTTCAAACCACCCATCATATTATGTGGTGCAGGATCCaaaatattatagtgaatcacATCAAAAGATGTTAAGGAATTAGAATCATTAGGAAAAAAAGATAAGCGTGTCCTTTAGAAAGCTCAcgagaaatataattaaaagtgtCGGTCTTAATAGGGCCTAAAGAAACACTCAAATTAAAGAACTCAAACGATCTGTAGAAGGGTGACCTAATCGAGAGTTCCAAATTTAAGAAGTGATAGCTCCAACTAAAATTTGTGATGAAAGAGATAGAGAAGTGAGTTCAAACATTCATCTAACCTTACGTCATGTTCCAATGATTTTCTTTGATTGAGGATCTTGCACAATACACCTATTACTCGAAATGTTATGTTAATTCCGAGATCACATAGTTGTTCaacaaaaataagatttaaaGAAAGTTATGGAACAATAAATGTTTCAAGTAAAGACAATATAGAAGTTTGAGCAGTATTAATAGTTTGAACATTCAAAGTAGTAGTATTAGCAATATGAACATCATGTGGAATAATAGGCTTTTTAGTGGATTTGAGAAAAGTGGATTCATAAGTCATATAATTACAACATCCTGAATTAAAAACCATGAGGTAGAAGTACCTGGTGTGGTAGATAACACGGGAGAAAATGTATTaccttgatttgattgatgttcttgtgaAAGTGATTGAATGTCTTTAagagagaatttgaaaaaaGTGTTCTCTAATGAAGTATCTATGACAGAAACAACggtaaaaaaatgtaaatttagAAGACCTATCCATCAAAGTTGAATCAATTTGAACATCATTATTCAGAAATAAATACACAAACCATAAATAGTCATAAAACCTAGAGTCTAAGCTCTGATACAAAGATTATAATAAAGAGATAAATTGTATTGAATGTTATGCCATGATTACATaggttatgtctattatataaatattacattaatattataagaaaactagtataataatataataatgatattattataatttataatacggtgataatatttatatatatatatatatatatatatatatatatatatatatatatatatatatatatatatatatatatatatatatatatgaagaaaaaaaaactagagatGTACTTAAGTTTTAAACCAACAATGAGAGAATTGAATTTATAAGACTCAGTCATGAAAAGAGATAGCATAAGACAACCAAAACGTAAAATAGCTAGAGAAACATTCTTCAAATTAGGTCATTTGGGAATAGTTAGTTGAATGGGTCTCTAAGAGATTTTAGACTTAAAAGAATTGGTAAAGTTTGTGTTTGAGTTTAGAATTTTGTTATATTAGTTTCaaattatcacaattttagtttttgagattttattttaaatagacaaATTAAATGTTTGTCTATTTGTCTTGAcgtatttttcttcttcttttttttattagtttgtcACATCTATAcatttaagatatttataagatattttttttatatattttctttaagtaaaatattttttttattatatacacATTTTAAACTGATGTGGTTTGGATggttaaaaaatgattttattctaGGAAagatttagaaaaaattaaaaaaaaaacagatagATTGGATATTTATGTTTACACACTTTTGTAATGACAAAATTTGTATGTATAGTTAACCATcttgtatatatttgttttctaatttgAGTATTTTCGAGATTTATAAGTTCTAAATTGTTGGATGAGGTTTGGGTGCATTAAAAATTGTATGGTaagttgaaaattttgaaagaaaaaaaaattggtacTTTTTAAACTTTTACAAATCTGATTAATGGATGAAAAAAATTGGTATATTAAAGTTGAAGACTtactctttattattttatgacaaagcttaaaatgattaaaattgaaGTTAAAATATCATGTGAATAGTTACCCCGTTGAGttaaaatgaagtaaaaaaatataaagtctctttattgattataaaataGGAATAGATTTGATATACttcaaactaaattttttttcaaattttcagtgattaaaaaaactttcatttttaataaagttaacaaaccgaatattaaaattattttaattgtatatacATTATTTGAGTCTCCaacaattatttcaataattagatGACTAATTTAATCTATGAAATAGTTATATTCCATATTACATAATTTACCGTTTAATAAAAACAATCCAAATTGGaggtttaaatataattaacctcTTGTAAGATATGGATTGGATTGTCTCCTTATACAATCACACCAAAATTTTCTATCCAACTAAGCACTAATGAATCTGAAATGGAGACTAGCTCGTGAAAAAGCCTAATTCTATTCACCCATCCTCCTAGACAATCTATCTTAATTTACTACACTCTATATCCTGCTTAACTAAAAGCATTAATTTCATAACAGGAAAGAAGTAATTAATTAGTACCATAATCACAAAATTAACTATATGGTTAATTATATTACGACGATCATAGCAAAAACacacttaaaataatattatcggGAAGAGAAATAGGGCGCATACAATCCAAACCAgatagaaaaataaacaaaaaattaatagatgTGACAAGCACAATTACTAGTTAATTTAAGTTAACTCCATGAGTCTGCATGCCCACTAGTTCTTATTCTTTAAGATCATTAAATCTAGAAAACCCACCATTCCTTCCTAGCTAGTTAAGTTCCTTAAATTTACATGATAACGCACAAACCGCAAGTTATCATCCCTCTTTAGTTCGCCATAAGAAACCTCATCTCATCGACTAAGACTTGTGGGAAGCCCTCAAAGTTTGGATCTCTGTTGATTACACCTTGCTGCCACTCCATTATGCCTTCTTCTCCATTAACATTTTCAATTGGAAAACTCATGTTATTATTGTTGACCATGTCTGCATATAAAAACTCTAATCCATCTGATGATCTATGTGAGTTGTTCCCATACACAACATTTCCATCTAACTCAGATGGAAAGGGAATCAAACCGCTAACTCCCCCATTGATCATGTTATTGTTTACCGTAATCTCTTGGGGAGTAGTGTTAGGGAAACCGAAGGGCACATAAGATGAAGGCAAGTCACGAAGTGTGTCATCCCGGGCTTGAAAATCCTCACCGTTTGAAAACCTACCACCGAGCTTGATCAGAAGTCTCCTCATGGACGCGTGATCATTGAATCGTGGCTCTTGGTTTGAATAGGGTATGGGTGCGAACGCTGATAGCTGATTCGGCCAGTATGGAGCGTGTCCATTTGTTTTGTCGGTTGGAGTAATGGAGTTCTCAGTATTATTGGCTTCTTCTTTGGATAATTTAGATGTGCTCCCTCTTCGAGCAGCACGTTCTTTGCGCtgcttcccaaggagttttttCTTCAGTCTCGTGTTCCAATAGTTCTTGATATCGTTATCTGTTCTACCCGGTAGTTGAGCCGCAATAATCGACCATCTATATTCATTGTAACATTGAATATGAAAGAGATTAGCTAGTGAAGTTAATTAATGTGTTTAAATGATCACAAAACTCTTACTCTTATGATGCCCTAATTTATTAGATCTGGATTTAAAAGATAcccaattattaaaattagaacactcataaaataatatatacctGCTTCCAATGCTTATATAGAGGCTGCAAATTATgttatcttcttcttcagaaAAACCACCATGCTTGATATTTGGGCGAAGGTAGTTCAACCATCTCAGTCTACAGCTTTTTCCACATCTTTTAAGGCCTATgacatatatatttagttaaaaaagagcgatttttcaaaaaatattgaGAGAGAGAACCAATAGAGAGCTATAAGGTGCATGAAATGGTGTCTAGGGTATTGAAGAAGATAGATTATATACCAATTTTCTGAGGCAAAGCAATCCAATTTCCTCCGGTGCCGTTTTGCTCAATATATGACTTGAGTCTAGCATCTTCCTCAGGAGACCATGGACCTTTCTTTACGTTAGCTTTGTCACAGCAAGGAGCTCTccccatctctctctctctctaatgCAGTTCTTTCTTGATAACTAGATCTCTTTCTTGCTGTTAAATGAACGAGAGCGACTGTGTTCTTGTGTAGAGAGAGAGGAGGAGGAGAGAGAGATTATAATAGCTGGAAAAGGATAAACATGTTTTCAGGGACTGACATATGATTTAAAAAGTAGTACATAAAGGTGGCCCCTTTTTCATGTagaaaattcaataaattatagGGTGCCAGAAGAGAGACCTGGGCTTCTTTCTTCTTGtccttctctctctagaatcaTTATGCGTGGGATAACTACTggtcttttgttttgttttgtttttgtccATCAACATATTAGACTCCACTCACCATGCTTTATTGCATtcaatgatttaataaataataaaaaaaaaaaaaagttcgtTTCTACACATCACAAGTCTAATAATCCTCATAACCCTATTGTACATTAACCAAACTCACTGTTTTTATCTAAAAGAAGCAAGTATAGATTTGTCTTAATCAACTTATATATTATACACTTGTATTAATAAATAGCTTCACAAAACAATTttactaatatataaaattttgaattttagattTCAATACAACATAAGAGAAAATGGAGAACAATCTTTAAGGTCATCACTCTTGAAAACCAGATTAGCAAAGGTGTTTATAATAAACTTCTCATATTTGACAAATTCGTACTTGAAGggagaaatatataattaaattaataatacacgagataaaaatcaaaattcctCTACATTGCTTAAATGGCATCTAGTCTCGATGGCCAACAGTACCTTCTAATTAAAACGAAAAAAGAATTTATGGGATTTTAGGGTTATAAATGGCTAGTATAACTTGTtaatgcataaaaaaaatattataaagaaatgcATGAGAATaacataaacaataaatatgcacaaattttaatatagttCACAAAGATAAAACATGGATACGTCCACCTATAAGAGAGACTGTTATTGATAAGATTGTTACAAAGATAATGACATAATATTAGGGTTATAAaatgagtttatataacacttgGTTCTCTGAAACGAGAAACCCTAATAAATAGAGAATTAGGTCGGcccattaaaaaaactcaactATTTAAGTCTATTCAACAAATCTTCACCTTAAATTTAATTCACTCAGATATCCTAggtgcattagtcaatgtctagatgacctagatgcattcCTCATGTCGGATGACCCATATTCATTTGTCGTTGTCGAATGTCGCAGATACATTCGACAATGTCAAATGACACAAAtatattagtcaatgtcagatgacaaagatgcattagtcaatgtcggATGGCCCAGATTCATTAGTCAATGTCGGATGACCCATATGCATTAGTTAATGTCGCATGGCCCAGATATATTCATCGAAGACAAATTGACCAACTACATTAGTCAATGCGAGATGACCTAGATACATTAGTTAATGCcggatggcctagatgcattagtcaataccCAGATGTCCCatattctctctctcttttagAGTTTCCCCTAGAGAAACTTAACAATTTCTAACGTTAATAAATCCCAAACAACTATTAGTAGGAATGTTGGAACTTGTTATGAGGAACCCGTTTCATGAACATATTAGTAGGAATGTTAACATCCCCTCTTGTAGCCTAGCGACAATAAGAagtggatactaaccctaatTTCCTGGGTtggagcccgtcaggcggcaagttctgcgcctgattaaatggttaagtgtgtttgcgggttacatacttaatccgttgtcctaTTTTTTTAGTAGAAATGTTGACAGTTTCTACATTTTTTACCTTTCTCCCTACAAGTAATTAGACTAACTCCCAAGTATGATTCTTGTGAAATGATTCTATCTCGTCTCTCATTGATATAAACCATGGTGCAgctattgcagatctttatgacatccgactaggggacgggaaaggcactctattctggcacgaccattggtttgaaaaccagcctatcatcgacaaggaggagtttcaaaatactcgtatcagaagggactgcgcaaaagcaaaaatcagagacatcaaagacgggaattggaacttgctcttgagaagaattccagaaggaaagaggatacttgatcatataagtaacatacaactacacgacaaaccggatattcattaatggaaagctgaggacaatgggaacctggtattgaagaaaatatgggaggtaatccgggaaaaagcgcaaaaagtagaatgggctcctcttgtatggtcaacgaagattatccctcgacactagTTCATCATATGACtcaccttctgggaaagactcagcactcgtgatcgtatcagtaagtatatgaacATTCCGGAcacgagttgtcttctatgcataggaaatgaagaaaccatagatcacctattcgggagctgctatattgcttcggagctttgggacagattctataaaagcctggagctgatcagtttcccgagcgaatggaatgaaatcaaagaagcagcactactcaaagctaaaggaaatagatttgcaacaagcgtgttcaagtgcagCTTTGGAGCaatggtgtataacatttggcaagaacggaatgcaagggtatatgacagaacccgcaggagcattgacgagttatggaaagatattgtatcggattgcagcgccctcgcgggaacgtggagaagaatttcaAGCACGAAGAAGAATTGGAATATCTGCatgaactggaatttaccgttttttaaactcattagaattgaaagcattgtaacagataattcatttacatttttatctttttagcttttattcagaatgttacgacttcaaaatcattataggcctgtctaaaatgatctcttaaactcgtgggttttttcccgtttttgggaatttttaatgaaatgacgctatgTAGTTTCCctcccccccaaaaaaaaaaaacaaccatGGTGCAGCTTCAGAATCATATACAACTTCCTTGGAGGTGGATGGTTCAAATGTACTCATCTCATACTCAATAATTTGTAGTGCATAACAAACCATATCCTCATAACAGTATCTCTGAGGTGGTCTAAATCCAATTCTTCTTAATCGACCTCATGTTACACTCTGATGACTAATTTTAGACAGTtgagaatctaaatattcatGCTTTTGCAGTTGATCCTCAACGTGGGGTTCTTTCTCCTTTTGTAAGGTAATTTCTAACTCCACATGTTTATTAACATTACAATTTTTTGCTACATATATCTCAATAGATTTAAGTACAAAATTCTCATCAAAGAAGACATTTCTATTCATAATAACTCTTCTCTCGGCTGGAGACTATACTTTGTATCTTTTGACACCATCTCTATAGCCCATAAATATTCATTTCTTCACTCTTGGCTCTAATTTACCCTCACTAACATGATAATAAACTATGCAACTAAAAACGTTCAGACCTACATAATCAGCATATTTTCTAGAACATACTTCGTAAGGTGTTTTGTAGTTATTTTTGTGTGAggtcaataatttattaaatagcATGTTATAGTCATTGTTGCTGCCCAAAAACTCTTATCAAGTTTTGCATTTAAGAGAATGCACCTTGTTCTCTCTAGTAATGTCTTTATTCTTTTAGCTATACCACTCTGTCGTGGCATAAGCCTTACCGTGTGATGATGAGTAAAACATTCCGAACTAATCAAACTCAAACGAGTAAAACTCTATACCATTCTCAGTTCACAACCTCTTGATCTTcttctcattttgtttttccACGAACGGTTTCCACTCCTTGAAGTATTTAATGAcatctcttttatttttcatgaaaaacaACCAATTCAACCTTGAAAAATCAACAATGATTGTCAATAAATATCTCTGACCTCCAAGATATTCAACGTTAGCCGAACACTAACATTTCCCCAAGATTCCTCAAcaaatcatcaaatcaaaatatcaaatttttccTCGAAAGTTCAAGAACACTAAAAAGAAATGTTGAATTCGGTATCGATACAAAACCAAATCAATTAGGGTTTGTTTTAATAGCttggataattaattattgttgatttgttaACTTCAAGAATTTGGCTGTAAACTGTCTTTACGGACTTAGTAAAGCATTGTGAATTACTTGTAAGCTTCATTCTAGTAATTGAcacttcaaatttttttttgaaaaataatgggaCGATGGATTAAGCATGTAGTTCGCAAACATACTTATTCATTTAATCAGGCGCAAAATTTGTCGTCTGACGGGTCGAAGCCAAGATCTTATGGtaaatatccacctcttgttttCGCTAGAAACTTCAATTTAATAAAAGCCGAATTTGggtataaatttcaaattattatgtATTGTTGTTCTTAGCTTGAATTGATGATCTAAATTagttctttaattttaatttaacaatacACAATTTTTAGAAACAATCCAAatgattaaaatgaaaaaacataatttaaaacatttaaaaatattcacaATTAAGTTTTAGTTCATTAACTGTTCAGGCTTGGTTTGGATGTTTATAATTGATtgttatatcttataaataacaATGAAGTAGTTGTGATTTATcccttattttaatttatagtttgtTATTCATTCTAACTCGAAACATCTTACAAAATCAACCAAGTAAACTAAATTTAAAGTTAGAGAATACTCgaatttttctattatatttgGGCAAATCATGGATTGTGAATTGATTTATGCTCTAAATTGGCTGAAATTTTTTCACTGCATGCATGCATTGATTCATATTTTCTCCAATTTATTCTGATTACACATGTGATTTATGGATCTCACAAAGTAAGTCTAAAAATTTGGAAAATGTTGACAATATTTGGTTGTATGTTTTTAGAAAATtcataagaaattaattattgcACCAAAGGACTTATtcttaaacaataatttaattaacattatgaTATACCATTTTTTTCATGTGGtaaattttccaaattcaaTCTCTAAATTGGTCAAATACTCCATTTAAAACATTCTAGAAAACTGtataaaaggaaaagaaaataagCAAATCAAAAGAATATAATTTCCTTAAGTTTATTTTTGTCATGGAATTACATATACTTtggaatattattattttttctaataagtacctctttatttattctattttattccATCCAAATCATGGGGATATATTGAAGAAAAACTAGTAACAGAATGAAACAAAACTATATAGATTATTTGATTGGAATTTTCTAACTTTATATGCATCTAAGgttgagattaaaataaaatctaagtATTGTGTTCTTACAAAATGATCAAGAATTTATAATAGAGATTGTCATTAACCAGCACGAGGGACATAACATCGATGATCTTTCCCGGATGTCACAAAGTACCGaacaaaaacataatatctCTATTTGTGATTCTAAACACactacattttctttttttggtttttaattgAGAACAaagtgttatttaaaaaaaaagtcaaagttagtaaaaaaaaagtgacTCAGCCCTATCGTTTCCACCGCTATCGTTCGGTTCAGATAGGATAAGTCAACGTTCGGTTCAGGTAGGATATCAAATGGTCTTCCCGCCTCTATGGGAGAGAAGGGGGCTTCCTAACATTCAAACTTTTTCTGAGAAAGTCGAGCGCCCTAAAGTCCGGCCTATCGTAGGGCACCTATATGGATTAGGGCGTGAGACTATGATCCACAAAAGTATGGGACTCACCCTTTACTTGGGAATTGAGAGGGAAATGacttaaaatttaactattctTCTCGTTGTAGCACCTATTCTTACTTATTCTAGCTTTTTCACCTGCTTTTATATCTTAAGCACTCCTTATCTACGATCAAGTTCCCCTTTTGGTACTAAGAGCACAGTCCAGAGAATGAAGTTATCACTTTTCTGACATAACGATCCCTGTCCTTCTTCTTAGTTTATAAACTAGTAGAATCGTGGGTCATCAAAAGTGGAAAGTTTATTGTTTTCATTCCTCACTTTTGTAGGCGTTGTAGATTCGATCAATGAACAAGACACGTGTTAAGTAACAATAAATAAGGTTTTCATCGTGCACCATTTTGGAGTAGGGTATCGACTTGATGAAGAAGACTAATTAACTTGCACTTAATTAGGCTTTAACAAGCCCATCACATGGGTTTATTTTACGAAGGATCAACTAGCTCCATTCCATGTTTTGTTTTGTGGTGTGTGCGTGGTCAGTTGATGAGGAGAAGTAAATGCAAAATGAAACCTATGATTATGATTGAGATCAAGCAATGCATATGAATAGAAAATCAAGGTTAAGGATCGATTCGAATTCGTTACAAATGAGATCAATTAGTTCATGAGTTGAACAtgaagatat is drawn from Impatiens glandulifera chromosome 3, dImpGla2.1, whole genome shotgun sequence and contains these coding sequences:
- the LOC124930224 gene encoding transcription factor RAX3-like — protein: MGRAPCCDKANVKKGPWSPEEDARLKSYIEQNGTGGNWIALPQKIGLKRCGKSCRLRWLNYLRPNIKHGGFSEEEDNIICSLYISIGSRWSIIAAQLPGRTDNDIKNYWNTRLKKKLLGKQRKERAARRGSTSKLSKEEANNTENSITPTDKTNGHAPYWPNQLSAFAPIPYSNQEPRFNDHASMRRLLIKLGGRFSNGEDFQARDDTLRDLPSSYVPFGFPNTTPQEITVNNNMINGGVSGLIPFPSELDGNVVYGNNSHRSSDGLEFLYADMVNNNNMSFPIENVNGEEGIMEWQQGVINRDPNFEGFPQVLVDEMRFLMAN